In a single window of the Rhopalosiphum padi isolate XX-2018 chromosome 1, ASM2088224v1, whole genome shotgun sequence genome:
- the LOC132917854 gene encoding myosin regulatory light chain sqh codes for MSRKTAVRRATTKKRAQRATSNVFAMFGQAQIQEFKEAFNLIDQNRDGFIDKEDLHDMLASLGKDPTDDYLEGMMNDAPGPINFTMFLTLFGERLQGTDPEDVIKNAFGCFDENNEGVINEERLRELLVTMGDRFTDEDVDEMYREAPISKGMFNYIEFTRILKHGAKEKDEV; via the exons ATGTCACGGAAAACGGCAGTGAGGAGGGCAACCACAAAGAAACGAGCGCAGCGCGCTACGTCAAATGTGTTTGCCATGTTTGGGCAAGCACAAATACAAGAGTTCAAGGAAGCATTTAATTTGATAGATCAAAATCGTGACGGATTCATTGACAAAGAAGATTTGCATGATATGCTTGCTTCTTTAG GCAAAGATCCGACCGATGATTATTTAGAAGGCATGATGAATGATGCACCTGGcccaattaattttactatgttTCTAACATTATTTGGAGAAAGACTTCAAGGTACAGATCCTGAAGATGTAATAAAAAACGCCTTTGGTTGTTTTGATGAAAACAATGAAGGCGTAATTAATGAAGAACGTTTGAGAGAGCTTTTAGTTACTATGGGAGATAGATTTACAGATGAAgac gtTGATGAAATGTACCGTGAAGCTCCAATTTCCAAAGGAATGTTCAACTATATAGAATTTACACGTATTTTGAAACACGGAGCAAAAGAAAAGGATGAAGTTTAA